In Fusarium oxysporum Fo47 chromosome XI, complete sequence, the following are encoded in one genomic region:
- a CDS encoding major facilitator superfamily domain-containing protein — protein sequence MSTNSDDLVTPSLASQATGMALQQAEDAMTNKTEDVEPSTEENAGREPDPEAAPPLASQQPEPPNGGVAWFVVLGTWCASFCSFGWINSVGAFQEYFENELLPNYSSSTISWIPSLQIFFMMAMGPIVGKIYDSYGPRYLLFGGSLLHVFGLMMASLATKYYQILLSQGVCSAVGVAAIFQAALNVIHGWFTTKTGAAFGIMATGSSLGGIVFPIMVTRLIKDVGYSWTMRICAFLILGLLIVANLTVRTFRRPQPAKLSHNQVKQLFKEPGFVLCLLGFFCFTFGIYVPITYLPVQALDIGIDASITEYLIPILNAGSLFGRILSGFAGDRIGCYNTFTIVCYLTAIWILALWIPCSTTGGVIAFAALFGLCSGAYVSLISPLVAQISPMSEIGFRTGVIYCVSSIGGLTTSPISGVIIDGAGGWTGDKVFAGVLCLAGTTFVLATRLYNTGFTLAVVF from the exons ATGTCAACAAATAGCGACGACCTGGTGACGCCATCCCTGGCTTCACAGGCAACAGGCATGGCTCTCCAACAGGCTGAGGATGCTATGACCAACAAGACCGAAGACGTTGAGCCTAGTACAGAGGAGAACGCCGGCAGAGAACCAGACCCCGAGGCAGCTCCTCCCCTGGCCTCACAGCAACCGGAACCCCCTAACGGCGGCGTCGCTTGGTTCGTCGTTCTAGGAACATGGTGTGCCTCATTCTGCAGCTTTGGTTGGATTAATAGTGTTGGAGCATTTCAGGAATACTTTGAGAATGAACTACTTCCCAACTATTCATCAAGTACTATCTCCTGGATTCCCTCGCTTCAGATCTTTTTTATGATGGCCATGGGACCTATTGTCGGCAAAATATATGATTCTTATGGTCCTCGGTATCTGCTCTTTGGGGGATCACTTCTTCATGTTTTCGGCCTAATGATGGCATCTCTCGCTACTAAGTATTATCAAATTCTACTTAGCCAGGGTGTCTGTTCTGCTGTTGGCGTTGCTGCCATTTTTCAAGCTG CTTTAAACGTTATCCACGGTTGGTTTACCACAAAGACAGGAGCTGCTTTCGGTATCATGGCCACAGGCTCAAGTCTGGGTGGCATAGTCTTCCCAATCATGGTTACCCGCCTTATTAAAGACGTTGGCTATAGCTGGACCATGCGTATCTGCGccttcctcatcctcggcctcctcatcgtcgctaATCTAACGGTGCGTACGTTCCGCAGACCTCAGCCCGCCAAATTGAGCCATAATCAAGTAAAGCAGCTATTCAAGGAGCCAGGGTTTGTCTTATGCCTTCtaggcttcttctgctttaCTTTTGGGATCTACGTTCCAATTACTTATCTGCCTGTCCAAGCACTCGATATTGGTATAGACGCTTCTATCACTGAGTATCTTATCCCTATACTCAATGCAGGCAGTCTCTTTGGGAGAATTCTATCCGGCTTTGCAGGAGATCGCATTGGTTGCTACAATACTTTCACCATTGTATGCTATCTTACTGCAATCTGGATCCTCGCTCTTTGGATTCCTTGTTCCACTACAGGCGGCGTTATCGCGTTTGCTGCGCTTTTTGGCCTCTGTTCTGGCGCATATGTCTCACTTATCTCCCCTTTGGTTGCGCAGATTTCGCCCATGTCTGAAATCGGCTTCCGTACTGGTGTTATTTATTGCGTGTCCTCTATCGGTGGTCTTACAACAAGCCCTATCAGCGGCGTAATCATTGATGGTGCTGGTGGATGGACAGGTGATAAGGTTTTTGCTGGCGTACTTTGTCTGGCTGGCACTACATTTGTCCTTGCAACAAGACTCTACAATACTGGCTTTACGCTTGCTGTTGTTTTTTAG